From Aspergillus fumigatus Af293 chromosome 3, whole genome shotgun sequence, a single genomic window includes:
- the sC gene encoding sulfate adenylyltransferase, translating to MANPPHGGVLKDLLARDAPRHDELEMEAEKLPAIVLTERQLCDLELIMNGGFSPLEGFMNQKDYDSVCENVRLADGNLFSMPITLDVSQAVIDEGKLKPGSRVTLRDFRDDRNLAILTIDDIYRPDKAKEAKLVFGGDEEHPAIKYLYNKVQEFYVGGKIEAINKLNHYDYVALRYTPAELRVHFDKLGWNRVVAFQTRNPMHRAHRELTVRAARARQANVLIHPVVGLTKPGDIDHFTRVRAYQALLPRYPNGMAVLGLLGLAMRMGGPREAIWHAIIRKNHGATHFIVGRDHAGPGKNSKGQEFYGPYDAQHAVEKYREELGIEVVEFQQVTYLPDTDEYKPKDEVPPGVKTLDISGTELRNRLRTGAPIPEWFSYPEVVKILRESSPPRHTQGFTIFLTGYMNSGKDAIARALQVTLNQQGGRSVSLLLGDTVRHELSSELGFSREDRHTNIQRIAFVAGELTRAGAAVIASPIAPYEESRNAARDAVTQAGGNFFLVHVATPLEYCEKTDKRGIYAKARRGEIKGFTGVDDPYETPSKADLTVDVSKQTVRSIVHEIILMLETEGFFDRS from the exons ATGGCCAATCCTCCTCATGGTGGTGTTCTCAAGGACCTGCTCGCCCGTGATGCTCCACGCCACGAcgagctggagatggaggccGAGAAGCTGCCTGCCATTGTCCTCACCGAACGTCAGCTTTGTGATCTCGAACTGATTATGAACGGTGGTTTCAGTCCTCTGGAGG GTTTCATGAACCAGAAGGACTATGACAG TGTTTGCGAAAATGTCCGTCTCGCCGACGGCAACCTCTTCTCCATGCCCATCACCCTGGACGTGTCCCAGGCCGTTATCGATGAAGGCAAGCTCAAGCCCGGCTCCCGCGTCACCCTGCGAGACTTCAGAGACGATCGCAATTTGGCCATCCTCACCATTGACGATATCTACCGCCCTGACAA ggccaaggaagccaagCTGGTCTTTGGCGGTGATGAGGAGCACCCTGCCATCAAGTATCTCTACAACAAGGTTCAGGAATTCTACGTCGGAGGAAAGATTGAGGCCATCAACAAGCTCAACCACTACGACTATGTCGCTCTCCGCT ACACTCCCGCGGAGCTGCGTGTTCACTTCGACAAGCTCGGCTGGAACCGAGTTGTTGCTTTCCAGACTAG AAACCCCATGCACAGAGCTCACCGTGAGCTGACCGTCCGTGCTGCTCGCGCTCGCCAGGCCAATGTCCTGATTCACCCCGTTGTCGGTCTCACCAAGCCTGGAGACATCGACCACTTCACCCGTGTCCGCGCCTACCAGGCTCTCCTCCCCCGCTACCCCAACGGAATGGCCGTCCTGGGCCTTCTGGGCCTCGCCATGCGTATGGGTGGTCCCCGTGAGGCCATCTGGCACGCCATCATCCGTAAGAACCACGGTGCCACTCACTTCATCGTCGGACGTGACCATGCTGGTCCCGGCAAGAACTCCAAGGGCCAGGAATTCTACGGCCCTTACGATGCTCAGCACGCTGTCGAGAAGTACAGGGAGGAGCTCGGCATCGAGGTCGTCGAGTTCCAGCAGGTCACCTACCTGCCCGACACCGATGAGTACAAGCCCAAGGACGAGGTACCCCCTGGCGTCAAGACCCTGGATATCTCCGGTACCGAGCTGCGCAACCGCCTGCGCACCGGTGCTCCCATCCCCGAATGGTTCTCTTACCCCGAAGTCGTCAAGATCCTCCGCGAATCTAGCCCTCCTCGCCACACTCAGGGTTTCACCATCTTCCTTACCGGGTACATGAACTCCGGCAAGGACGCTATTGCCCGTGCTCTCCAAGTCACCCTCAACCAGCAGGGAGGCCGCTCCGTCTCCCTCCTGCTCGGTGACACCGTCCGTCACGAGCTCTCCTCTGAGCTGGGATTCAGCCGCGAGGATCGCCACACCAACATCCAGCGTATCGCTTTTGTCGCCGGTGAGCTAACCCGCGCCGGTGCCGCCGTCATTGCCTCCCCTATTGCTCCCTACGAGGAGTCCCGCAACGCCGCCCGTGACGCTGTTACCCAAGCTGGCGGCAACTTCTTCCTGGTCCATGTTGCTACTCCCCTCGAGTACTGCGAGAAGACCGACAAGCGCGGTATCTACGCCAAGGCCCGCCGCGGCGAGATCAAGGGTTTCACTGGTGTCGACGACCCCTATGAGACGCCTTCCAAGGCTGATCTTACCGTCGATGTTTCGAAGCAGACCGTTCGCAGCATCGTCCacgagatcatcctcatgcTCGAGACCGAGGGCTTCTTTGATCGTTCTTAG
- a CDS encoding LYR motif-containing protein has product MSVANLQRDTAFQVRSLFRSLLRQSSQFSNYNFREYARRRTRDAFREHQHETEERRIQELIQDGLQNLRMLKRQTVISQFYQLDKLVVEGQKTVSTCSNAPCSLPDSPNHLCRASRLDKRAVSSARRILGGISLSDLMSKDMLECQTLI; this is encoded by the exons ATGTCTGTGGCGAACTTGCAGCGGGACACTGCGTTCCAGGTCCGGTCATTG TTTCGGTCTTTGCTCCGTCAATCTTCCCAATTTTCGAACTACAACTTTCGTGAGTATGCCCGTCGGAGAACGAGGGATGCCTTCCGTGAGCACCAGCATGAGACCGAGGAAAGGAGGATACAGGAGTTGATTCAGGACGGTCTGCAGAATTTGCGCATGTTGAAG CGACAAACTGTGATTAGTCAATTCTATCAGCTGGACAAACTAGTAGTGGAAGGACAGAAGACTGTGAGTACTTGCTCGAATGCACCTTGCTCGCTTCCAGATTCGCCTAACCATTTGTGCAGGGCGAGCAGACTGGACAAGAGGGCGGTATCGTCCGCCAGAAGGATACTGG GTGGGATTAGTCTATCAGACCTAATGAGCAAGGACATGCTTGAGTGCCAGACTCTAATCTGA
- a CDS encoding phosphoserine phosphatase SerB — MAAPNPIARPTRPVLRQSLSSNSFIQDHQQYKPPVSFTQNIEDVLGASRESLLQSLSNLHVNPISPDPEKVTESGIVHTIFNHQTNPLPTGTPKLVATIIYKSANPVHPHLHPDSSPNANRLPSPMVPVGSAPTVDIEKLPREPPAPEPEPLDHLYGPFVSQLCLTNFLQIMESLSTPYQRMNTSHRCLDQDDQPRVVEVTLSPPPNPEYLSFEDLRKHESIWRFEREWNVEVVLQKESVFRRHKRLVVFDMDSTLIQNEVIDEIAKFVGVEKEVSEITERAMNGELDFSASLKERVGLLKGVPADVFEKLKPVLTVSPGARELCKALKKLGCKLAVLSGGFQPLAEWLAGQLGIDYAFANHLEIDEASQTLTGKLVPTHPIIDASKKRELLKSLAADNGIPISQVVSVGDGANDLLMLHAAGLGVAWRAKSKVQLEAPTRLNGESMLDILYLFGMTKEDIKELVSDDA, encoded by the exons ATGGCAGCACCGAACCCCATAGCACGTCCAACGCGTCCGGTGCTACGACAGTCTCTTTCGAGTAACTCCTTCATCCAGGACCATCAACAGTATAAGCCTCCAGTTTCATTCACTCAAAACATCGAAGATGTCCTGGGAGCCTCCCGCGAGTCTCTACTACAGTCGCTCTCTAATCTCCATGTCAATCCCATCAGCCCCGATCCCGAAAAGGTCACTGAAAGCGGCATTGTTCACACCATTTTCAATCATCAGACAAATCCCCTTCCGACTGGAACTCCAAAACTGGTAGCAACTATCATCTACAAGTCCGCCAATCCCGtccatcctcatctccatcccgACTCTTCCCCAAATGCGAATAGGCTCCCGTCCCCCATGGTTCCTGTAGGATCCGCTCCGACGGTTGATATTGAGAAGCTCCCACGGGAGCCTCCAGCtccggagccggagccacTCGATCATCTGTATGGTCCGTTCGTCTCCCAGCTGTGTTTGACCAACTTCCTCCAGATTATGGAATCCCTCTCGACGCCTTACCAGCGCATGAATACCTCTCATCGCTGTTTGGATCAAGATGATCAGCCGCGCGTCGTCGAGGTTACTCTCTCTCCTCCGCCGAATCCTGAGTACCTTTCTTTCGAAGATCTTCGCAAACACGAGAGCATATGGCGCTTCGAGCGCGAATGGAATGTCGAGGTGGTCCTTCAGAAGGAAAGCGTCTTCCGTCGCCACAAGCGTCTGGTTGTATTCGATATGGATAGCACTTTGATCCAGAATGAGGTGATCGATGAAATTGCCAAATTCGTTGGCGTTGAGAAGGAAGTTTCG GAAATTACTGAACGTGCCATGAACGGAGAGCTTGACTTCTCCGCGTCGCTTAAAGAGCGTGTCGGTCTCTTGAAGGGCGTTCCAGCTGACGTGTTCGAGAAGTTGAAGCCTGTACTCACCGTTTCGCCTGGCGCTCGCGAACTGTGCAAagctctgaagaagctcggTTGCAAACTTGCGGTCTTGAGCGGAGGATTCCAGCCTCTGGCGGAATGGCTCGCTGGCCAACTCGGCATCGATTATGCATTTGCCAATCAT cTTGAAATTGATGAGGCGTCTCAAACCCTCACGGGCAAGCTTGTACCGACCCACCCTATTATTGACGCAAGCAAGAAGCGTGAGCTTCTCAAGTCTCTCGCGGCAGATAACGGCATTCCAATCTCCCAAGTCGTCTCTGTCGGCGACGGGGCGAATGACCTTCTTATGCTTCATGCGGCTGGCCTTGGAGTCGCCTGGCGCGCCAAGTCCAAGGTCCAGCTTGAGGCACCGACTCGTCTCAATGGTGAAAGTATGTTGGACATTCTCTATCTCTTTGGTATGACGAAAGAGGACATCAAGGAGTTAGTTTCCGACGATGCTTGA
- the met16 gene encoding phosphoadenylyl-sulfate reductase (thioredoxin): protein MPAKLPSNYTSDAEAAVDSRDLQTESGYVSGDSSDVYTPEIVFTKPHLQFLNRQLQFLEPQEILRWCITSLPHLFQTTAFGLTGLVTLDMLSKLQVPRPQMVDLIFLDTLHHFPETLALVDRVRKRYPLNNIHIYKPAGIETAEEFSKKYGAKLWETDDQFYDWVAKVEPAQRAYRELNVHAVLTGRRRSQGGKRGDLDVIEVDEAGLIKVNPLANWTFEQVKQYIKENDVPYNELLDRGYKSIGDWHSTQPVKENEDERSGRWKGQEKTECGIHNPRSKYAQYLMELERKRQEEALSQALQNQLTTA from the exons ATGCCTGCCAAGTTGCCTTCAAACTACACCTCTGATGCAGAGGCCGCTGTCGACTCCAGAGATCTTCAGACTGAATCCGGCTATGTCAGTGGGGATTCGAGTGATGTCTACACTCCAGAGATTGTCTTCACCAAACCACACCTGCAATTTCTTAACAGGCAACTCCAGTTCCTTGAGCCTCAAG AAATCTTGAGATGGTGTATCACATCCCTTCCTCACCTCTTCCAGACCACTGCGTTTGGTTTGACTGGACTTGTCACCCTGGACATGCTTTCCAAGCTTCAAGTGCCCCGCCCACAGATGGTTGATTTGATCTTCCTTGACACTCTCCATCACTTCCCAGAAACCCTGGCTCTGGTTGACCGTGTCCGCAAGAGGTACCCTCTGAACAACATCCACATCTACAAGCCAGCTGGTATTGAAACTGCGGAAGAGTTTTCCAAGAAGTACGGTGCCAAGCTCTGGGAGACAGACGATCAGTTCTACGACTGGGTTGCCAAGGTCGAACCGGCCCAGCGTGCCTATCGTGAACTCAACGTTCATGCTGTCCTCACTGGACGCCGCCGCAGTCAGGGTGGCAAGCGTGGCGATCTCGATGtgatcgaggtcgacgaggccggcctcatcaaggtcaaccCTCTGGCCAACTGGACTTTCGAACAAGTGAAACAATACATCAAGGAGAACGATGTGCCCTACAACGAACTGCTGGACCGCGGCTACAAGAGCATCGGTGACTGGCACTCCACACAGCCtgtcaaggagaatgaggacGAGCGATCTGGTCGCTGGAAGGGCCAGGAGAAGACCGAGTGTGGCATCCACAACCCCCGTTCCAAGTACGCCCAGTACCTGATGGAGCTGGAGCGTAAGAGACAGGAGGAAGCTCTATCACAGGCACTTCAAAACCAGCTCACCACTGCGTAG